From Pseudomonas asiatica, the proteins below share one genomic window:
- the tauD gene encoding taurine dioxygenase has translation MSLTITPLSPALGAQISGVDISRDITVEERDAIEQALLQHQVLFFRDQPINPQQQARFAARFGDLHIHPIYPNVPETPQVLILDTAVTDVRDNAVWHTDVTFLPTPALGAVLSAKQLPAYGGDTLWASGIAAFEALSAPLREMLDGLTATHDFTKSFPLERFGTTPEDLARWEATRRNNPPLSHPVVRTHPVSGRKALFVNEGFTTRINELGELESEALLKLLFAHATRPEFSIRWRWQENDVAFWDNRVTQHFAVDDYRPNRRVMHRATILGDAPF, from the coding sequence ATGAGCCTGACCATCACCCCCCTCAGCCCGGCGCTCGGCGCCCAGATCAGCGGCGTGGACATCAGCCGCGATATCACCGTCGAAGAACGAGACGCCATCGAGCAGGCGCTGCTGCAGCACCAGGTGCTGTTCTTCCGCGACCAGCCGATCAACCCGCAGCAGCAGGCGCGGTTTGCCGCCCGCTTCGGCGACCTGCACATCCACCCTATCTATCCCAACGTGCCGGAAACCCCGCAGGTGCTTATCCTCGACACGGCGGTGACCGATGTGCGCGACAACGCCGTGTGGCACACCGATGTGACCTTCCTGCCGACCCCGGCCCTGGGCGCGGTACTCAGCGCCAAGCAGTTGCCGGCCTACGGCGGCGACACCCTTTGGGCCAGCGGCATCGCTGCCTTCGAAGCCTTGTCGGCGCCGCTGCGCGAGATGCTCGACGGGCTGACAGCCACCCATGACTTCACCAAGTCGTTCCCGCTGGAGCGCTTTGGTACCACGCCGGAAGACCTGGCGCGCTGGGAAGCAACCCGGCGGAACAACCCGCCGCTGTCGCACCCGGTGGTGCGCACGCATCCGGTGAGCGGGCGCAAGGCGCTGTTCGTCAATGAGGGGTTCACCACGCGCATCAATGAGCTGGGCGAACTGGAAAGCGAGGCACTGTTGAAACTGCTGTTCGCCCATGCGACGCGGCCGGAGTTCAGCATTCGCTGGCGGTGGCAGGAGAATGACGTGGCGTTCTGGGACAACCGCGTGACCCAGCATTTTGCGGTGGATGACTACCGGCCGAACCGGCGGGTGATGCATCGGGCGACCATCCTTGGGGATGCGCCCTTCTGA
- a CDS encoding peroxiredoxin, whose protein sequence is MSLKLGDIAPDFEQDSSEGKIRFHEWLGNSWGVLFSHPADFTPVCTTELGLTAKLKDDFAKRGVKAIALSVDPVDSHHRWIDDINETQNTVVNFPIIADADRKVSDLYDLIHPNASDTLTVRSLFVIDPNKKVRLTITYPASTGRNFNEILRVIDSLQLTDNHKVATPGNWQDGDDVVIVPSLKDEEEIRQRFPKGYRAVKPYLRLTPQPNR, encoded by the coding sequence ATGAGCCTAAAACTCGGCGATATCGCCCCCGATTTCGAACAGGATTCCAGTGAAGGCAAGATCCGCTTCCACGAGTGGCTGGGCAACAGCTGGGGGGTGTTGTTCTCTCACCCAGCCGACTTCACCCCGGTGTGCACCACCGAGCTGGGCCTGACCGCCAAGCTGAAGGACGATTTCGCCAAACGCGGGGTCAAGGCCATCGCCCTGTCGGTGGACCCGGTCGATTCGCACCACCGCTGGATCGATGACATCAACGAAACCCAGAACACCGTGGTCAACTTCCCGATCATTGCCGACGCCGACCGCAAGGTGTCCGACCTGTACGACCTGATCCACCCGAATGCCAGCGACACCCTGACCGTGCGCTCGCTGTTCGTCATCGACCCGAACAAGAAGGTGCGCCTGACCATCACCTACCCGGCCAGTACCGGACGCAACTTCAACGAAATCTTGCGGGTGATCGACTCGCTGCAGCTGACCGACAACCACAAGGTCGCCACGCCAGGTAACTGGCAGGACGGTGACGACGTGGTAATCGTGCCCTCGCTGAAGGACGAGGAAGAGATCAGGCAGCGTTTCCCCAAAGGTTACCGGGCGGTCAAACCCTATCTGCGGCTGACTCCGCAGCCCAATCGTTAA
- a CDS encoding OprD family porin, whose translation MYKSSLALAVALGVLAQQAGAAGFVEDSKLSLSSRTMYFNDDNRESGIDQKESGQGFKLDYLSGFTEGTVGFGVDVQALWGIHLDGGRGSRPDANNTFFPSDSDGSAVHDWARIGGNAKARFSKTEVHYGSALAPMLPILVSNDGRLLPQTFEGGTLQSKEIDNLTFNAGQLTHAMGRASSNRTGLSVSGAFRDSNKFQFAGGDYKLTPDLTLQYYYSNLEDFYKQHFLGATHVFKIADNQSFKTDLRYFDSRSDGKNGETGYAFDNNGGYAKNGGEVDNKTWSAMFTYTLGGHALMLGHQQVGDDGGFVWLNQGSVRKDGATSSLEGNGGASFYLFTDSMINQFARAGENTTFGQYSYDFASLGVPGLKASVAYLRGDDIRNKSGDGSYNEWERDARVDYTIQQGSLKGLGFSLRQGVYRGSGESIGDKDQTRFIVNYTYNFL comes from the coding sequence ATGTACAAGTCCAGCCTGGCCCTGGCCGTGGCACTGGGGGTTCTCGCCCAACAAGCAGGCGCTGCCGGTTTCGTTGAAGACAGCAAGCTGTCGCTCAGCTCGCGCACCATGTACTTCAACGATGACAACCGCGAAAGCGGTATCGACCAGAAAGAAAGCGGTCAGGGCTTCAAGCTCGACTACCTGTCTGGTTTCACCGAAGGCACCGTAGGTTTTGGTGTCGACGTCCAGGCTTTGTGGGGCATTCACCTGGATGGTGGCCGTGGTAGCCGTCCAGATGCCAACAACACCTTCTTCCCAAGCGACTCCGATGGTTCGGCAGTTCACGACTGGGCACGCATTGGTGGTAACGCCAAGGCTCGCTTCTCCAAGACCGAGGTCCACTACGGTAGCGCCCTGGCGCCTATGCTGCCGATCCTGGTCTCCAACGACGGCCGTCTGCTGCCGCAGACCTTCGAGGGTGGCACCCTCCAGTCGAAGGAAATCGACAACCTGACCTTCAACGCAGGTCAACTGACCCACGCCATGGGTCGTGCTTCGAGCAACCGTACCGGTCTTTCCGTTTCTGGCGCCTTCCGCGACAGCAACAAGTTCCAGTTCGCCGGTGGTGACTACAAGCTCACTCCCGACCTGACCCTGCAGTACTACTACTCGAACCTGGAAGACTTCTACAAGCAGCACTTCCTGGGTGCTACCCACGTCTTCAAGATCGCCGACAACCAGTCGTTCAAGACCGACCTGCGCTACTTCGATAGCCGCAGCGACGGCAAGAATGGCGAGACCGGTTACGCCTTCGACAACAACGGTGGCTACGCGAAGAACGGGGGCGAGGTCGACAACAAGACCTGGAGCGCCATGTTCACCTACACCCTGGGTGGCCATGCGCTGATGCTCGGTCACCAGCAAGTGGGTGACGATGGTGGTTTCGTCTGGCTGAACCAAGGTAGCGTCCGCAAGGACGGCGCCACTTCCTCGCTGGAAGGCAATGGCGGCGCAAGCTTCTACCTGTTCACCGACAGCATGATCAACCAGTTCGCTCGTGCCGGTGAGAACACCACCTTCGGTCAGTACTCCTATGACTTCGCGTCCCTGGGCGTTCCAGGCCTGAAGGCTTCGGTGGCCTACCTGCGTGGTGACGACATCCGCAACAAGTCGGGCGACGGCAGCTACAACGAATGGGAACGTGACGCACGCGTCGACTACACCATTCAGCAAGGCTCCCTCAAAGGCCTGGGCTTCAGCCTGCGTCAGGGTGTTTACCGTGGTAGCGGCGAAAGCATCGGGGACAAAGACCAGACTCGCTTCATCGTGAACTACACTTACAACTTCCTGTAA
- the ssuD gene encoding FMNH2-dependent alkanesulfonate monooxygenase, with protein MSLNIFWFLPTHGDGKYLGTSDGARAVDHGYLQQIAQAADRLGFGGVLIPTGRSCEDSWLVAASLIPVTQRLKFLVALRPGIISPTVAARQAATLDRLSNGRALFNLVTGGDPDELAGDGLHLNHQERYEASVEFTRIWRKVLEGEVVDYDGKHIQVKGAKLLYPPIQQPRPPLYFGGSSEAAQDLAAEQVELYLTWGEPPSAVAEKIAQVREKVAAQGREVRFGIRLHVIVRETNEEAWAAADKLISHLDDDTIARAQASLARFDSVGQQRMAALHNGNRDKLEVSPNLWAGVGLVRGGAGTALVGDGRTVAARVKEYAELGIDTFIFSGYPHLEESYRVAELLFPHLDVQRPEQAKAGGYVSPFGEMVANDILPKSVAQS; from the coding sequence ATGAGCCTTAACATCTTCTGGTTCCTTCCTACCCACGGTGACGGCAAGTACCTGGGCACCTCCGATGGCGCGCGCGCCGTCGACCATGGCTACCTGCAGCAGATCGCCCAGGCGGCCGACCGGCTCGGCTTTGGTGGCGTGCTGATCCCTACCGGGCGCTCCTGCGAGGACTCCTGGCTGGTCGCGGCATCGCTGATCCCGGTGACCCAGCGGCTGAAGTTCCTGGTCGCCCTGCGCCCCGGGATCATTTCGCCGACCGTGGCGGCACGCCAGGCAGCAACCCTTGATCGCCTGTCCAACGGCCGCGCGCTGTTCAACCTGGTGACCGGTGGCGACCCGGACGAGTTGGCCGGTGACGGCCTGCACCTGAACCATCAGGAACGTTATGAAGCCTCGGTAGAGTTCACCCGTATCTGGCGCAAGGTGCTGGAAGGCGAGGTGGTCGACTACGACGGCAAGCACATCCAGGTGAAGGGCGCCAAGCTGCTCTACCCGCCGATCCAGCAACCACGCCCGCCACTGTATTTCGGTGGTTCCTCCGAAGCCGCACAGGACCTGGCCGCCGAGCAGGTCGAGCTGTACCTGACCTGGGGCGAGCCGCCGAGTGCGGTCGCTGAAAAAATCGCCCAGGTGCGTGAGAAAGTCGCTGCTCAGGGCCGCGAAGTGCGCTTCGGCATCCGCCTGCACGTGATCGTGCGGGAAACCAACGAAGAAGCCTGGGCCGCTGCCGACAAGCTCATCTCGCACCTGGACGACGACACCATCGCTCGTGCACAGGCCTCGCTGGCGCGCTTCGACTCGGTCGGCCAGCAACGCATGGCCGCCCTGCACAACGGCAACCGTGACAAGCTGGAGGTCAGCCCCAACCTGTGGGCAGGTGTCGGCCTGGTGCGTGGCGGTGCCGGTACCGCGCTGGTGGGGGATGGCCGGACCGTCGCGGCACGCGTCAAGGAATACGCCGAGCTGGGCATCGATACCTTCATCTTCTCCGGCTACCCGCACCTGGAAGAGTCGTACCGGGTGGCCGAGCTGCTGTTCCCGCACCTGGATGTGCAACGCCCGGAGCAAGCCAAGGCCGGCGGCTATGTGAGCCCGTTTGGCGAAATGGTGGCCAACGACATCCTGCCCAAGTCCGTTGCGCAGAGCTGA
- the betT gene encoding choline transporter BetT — translation MNPPVFYFAASFILIFGLVVISYPQAAGDWLLAAQNWAANTVGWYYMLAMTLYLVFVVVTALSGYGKIKLGADHDEPEFSYLSWAGMLFAAGISITLFFFCVSEPLTHMLQPPQGEAGTAEAGRQAMQILFLHWGLHGWGVFAFVGMALAYFAYRHNLPLALRSALYPLIGKRINGPIGYAVDGFGIIATVFGLGADMGFGVLHLNAGLDYLFGIDHSQWVQVLLITLMMGAAVAVAVAGVEKGVRVMSDINLFLACALLLFVLFAGPTQHLFNTLIQNLGDYLGALPRKSFDVYAYGENRDWLGGWTVFYWAWWIAWAPFVGLFIARISRGRTIREFVFGVLLIPLGFTLAWMSIFGNSALDQVINHGMTALGQSALDNPSMSLYLLLETYPWSKTVIAVTVFISFVFFVTSADSGTVVLSTLSAKGGDADEDGPNWLRIFWGAMTALITSALLFAGSIDSLKSAVVLTSLPFSLILLCMMWGLHKAFYLESQRQIAQMHSLAPFAQSRRGRGGWRQRLSQAVHFPSRDEVYRFMDDVVRPAIADVREVFEQKGLVLITQDDPSHDNVSLKIGHGEEQPFIYQVQMRGYFTPSFALGGLGTQELKNRRYYRAEVHLSEGSQNYDLVGYSKEQIINDILDQYERHMQYLHLVR, via the coding sequence ATGAACCCCCCGGTGTTCTATTTCGCGGCAAGTTTCATCCTCATCTTCGGCCTCGTGGTCATTTCCTATCCACAAGCAGCAGGCGATTGGTTGCTGGCGGCGCAGAACTGGGCGGCCAACACGGTCGGCTGGTACTACATGCTGGCGATGACGCTGTACCTGGTCTTCGTGGTGGTCACCGCCTTGTCCGGCTACGGCAAGATCAAGCTCGGTGCCGACCACGACGAACCCGAGTTCAGCTACCTGTCATGGGCCGGTATGCTGTTCGCCGCCGGCATCAGTATCACCTTGTTCTTCTTTTGCGTGTCCGAACCCCTGACCCACATGCTGCAGCCGCCCCAGGGCGAAGCGGGCACGGCCGAGGCCGGGCGCCAGGCGATGCAGATCCTGTTCCTGCACTGGGGCCTGCATGGCTGGGGCGTGTTCGCCTTCGTCGGCATGGCCCTAGCCTACTTCGCCTATCGGCACAACCTGCCGCTGGCCTTGCGATCGGCGTTGTACCCGCTGATCGGCAAGCGCATCAACGGGCCGATCGGTTATGCGGTGGACGGTTTCGGCATCATCGCCACGGTGTTCGGCCTGGGTGCCGACATGGGTTTTGGCGTGCTGCACCTGAACGCCGGCCTCGACTACCTGTTCGGCATCGACCACAGCCAGTGGGTGCAAGTGCTGCTCATCACCCTGATGATGGGCGCGGCGGTGGCCGTGGCGGTCGCCGGGGTGGAGAAGGGCGTGCGGGTTATGAGCGACATCAACCTGTTCCTGGCCTGCGCGCTGTTGCTGTTCGTGTTGTTCGCCGGGCCTACCCAGCACCTGTTCAACACGCTGATCCAGAACCTCGGCGACTACCTGGGTGCCTTGCCGCGCAAGAGCTTCGACGTTTATGCCTACGGCGAGAACCGTGACTGGCTGGGCGGTTGGACGGTGTTCTACTGGGCCTGGTGGATTGCCTGGGCGCCGTTCGTGGGCCTGTTCATCGCCCGCATCTCCCGTGGCCGCACCATCCGCGAGTTCGTCTTTGGTGTGCTGTTGATTCCGCTGGGCTTCACCTTGGCGTGGATGTCGATCTTCGGCAACAGTGCCCTGGACCAAGTCATCAACCACGGCATGACAGCGTTGGGCCAGTCGGCGCTGGATAACCCGTCGATGAGCCTGTACCTGCTGCTGGAGACCTACCCTTGGAGCAAGACGGTGATCGCCGTGACGGTGTTCATCAGCTTTGTGTTCTTCGTCACCTCGGCCGACTCGGGCACCGTGGTGCTGTCGACCTTGTCGGCCAAGGGCGGTGATGCGGACGAGGATGGGCCGAACTGGCTGCGTATCTTCTGGGGGGCGATGACCGCGCTGATCACCAGCGCGCTGCTGTTCGCCGGCAGCATCGACTCGCTGAAGTCGGCGGTGGTGCTGACCTCGTTGCCGTTCTCGCTGATCCTGCTGTGCATGATGTGGGGGCTGCACAAGGCGTTCTACCTGGAGTCGCAACGGCAGATCGCACAGATGCATTCGCTGGCCCCGTTCGCCCAGTCACGCCGCGGCCGTGGCGGCTGGCGCCAGCGCCTGAGCCAGGCGGTGCACTTCCCGTCGCGTGATGAGGTATACCGCTTCATGGACGACGTGGTCCGCCCGGCAATTGCCGATGTGCGTGAAGTGTTCGAGCAGAAGGGCCTGGTGCTGATTACCCAGGACGACCCGAGCCACGACAACGTCAGCCTGAAGATTGGCCATGGCGAGGAACAGCCGTTCATTTACCAGGTGCAGATGCGTGGTTACTTCACGCCATCGTTCGCCCTGGGTGGGCTGGGTACGCAAGAGTTGAAGAACCGCCGTTACTACCGGGCGGAGGTGCACCTGAGCGAAGGCAGCCAGAACTATGACCTGGTGGGCTACAGCAAGGAGCAGATCATCAACGACATCCTCGACCAGTACGAACGGCACATGCAGTACCTGCATCTGGTCCGCTAG
- a CDS encoding sulfonate ABC transporter substrate-binding protein — MRTVFLRRGLVALFAAAVSFGAITQAQAESLRIGYQKYGTLVLLKAKGTLEKRLAEQGVQVQWTEFPGGPQLLEGLNVGSIDFGVTGETPPVFAQAAGADLLYVAYEPPAPHSEAILVPKGSPIQSVKDLKGKKVALNKGSNVHYLLVRALEDAGLKYSDIQPVYLPPADARAAFERGSVDAWVIWDPYQAAAEKQLQAHTLRDGKGLVDNHQFYLATRNYATQHPAVINTLIEEVRAVGGWSQANPQEVTDQVAPLLGLPADITLTSVKRQGYGAAPLTPEVVAAQQKIADTFQALKLIPKPLSIKDVIWTPPAKVASAP, encoded by the coding sequence ATGCGCACAGTCTTCTTGCGTCGCGGTCTGGTCGCCCTGTTTGCGGCGGCTGTGTCCTTCGGCGCCATTACCCAAGCCCAGGCCGAGAGCCTGCGTATCGGTTACCAGAAATACGGCACCCTGGTGCTGCTCAAGGCCAAGGGCACGCTGGAAAAGCGCCTGGCCGAGCAGGGCGTGCAGGTGCAATGGACCGAGTTCCCCGGCGGCCCGCAGCTGCTTGAGGGGCTGAACGTAGGCTCCATCGACTTTGGCGTCACCGGTGAAACCCCGCCGGTGTTCGCCCAGGCCGCCGGTGCCGACCTGCTGTACGTCGCCTACGAGCCGCCAGCGCCGCACAGCGAGGCGATCCTGGTGCCGAAGGGCTCGCCGATCCAGTCGGTCAAAGACCTCAAGGGCAAGAAAGTCGCCCTCAACAAAGGCTCCAACGTTCACTACCTGCTGGTTCGCGCCCTGGAAGACGCAGGCCTGAAATACAGCGACATCCAGCCGGTGTACCTGCCCCCGGCCGACGCCCGCGCCGCCTTCGAACGCGGCAGCGTGGACGCCTGGGTGATCTGGGACCCGTACCAGGCTGCCGCCGAGAAACAGCTGCAGGCTCATACCCTGCGCGATGGCAAGGGCCTGGTCGACAACCATCAGTTCTACCTGGCCACCCGCAACTACGCGACCCAGCACCCGGCGGTGATCAACACCCTGATCGAAGAAGTGCGTGCCGTGGGTGGATGGTCCCAGGCCAACCCGCAGGAAGTGACCGACCAGGTCGCGCCGCTGCTCGGCCTGCCCGCCGATATCACCCTGACTTCGGTCAAGCGCCAAGGCTACGGTGCCGCGCCGCTCACCCCGGAAGTGGTGGCCGCGCAACAGAAGATCGCCGACACGTTCCAGGCACTGAAGCTGATTCCCAAGCCGCTGAGCATCAAGGACGTGATCTGGACACCCCCGGCCAAGGTCGCCAGTGCGCCTTGA
- the tauA gene encoding taurine ABC transporter substrate-binding protein, which translates to MIPHAPLRLFAALTLASASWSAQAADLTVAYQTTVDPAKVAQVDGDYEKASKASIDWRKFDNGADVITAVASGDVQIGYLGSSPLAAAASRKLPVETFLIATQIGAGEALVARDSIKTPQDLVGKKVAVPFVSTGHYSLLAALKSWNIDPAKVQILNLAPPAIIAAWKRGDIDATYVWDPALGVAKENGKVLITSGELAEKGAPTFDAWIVRKDFAAKHPDVVKAFAKVTLDAYADYRKNPQAWLANPDNVSKLAKLSGAKPADIPVLLQGNVYPLAADQANALGAPTTQALTDTATFLKQQGKVDAVLPDYSPYVSAQYLPN; encoded by the coding sequence ATGATCCCGCACGCCCCGCTGCGCCTGTTCGCCGCCCTGACCCTCGCCAGCGCCAGCTGGTCGGCCCAGGCTGCTGACCTGACCGTGGCCTACCAGACCACCGTCGACCCGGCCAAGGTGGCGCAGGTCGATGGCGATTACGAAAAAGCCAGCAAGGCCAGCATCGACTGGCGCAAATTCGATAACGGCGCCGACGTGATCACCGCCGTAGCCAGCGGCGATGTACAGATCGGCTACCTGGGCTCCAGCCCGCTGGCCGCCGCAGCCTCCCGCAAGCTGCCGGTCGAGACCTTCCTGATCGCCACGCAGATTGGCGCCGGTGAAGCACTGGTCGCCCGCGACAGCATCAAGACTCCGCAAGACCTGGTCGGCAAGAAAGTCGCCGTGCCTTTCGTCTCCACCGGCCACTACAGCCTGCTGGCCGCGCTGAAGAGCTGGAACATCGACCCGGCCAAGGTGCAGATCCTCAACCTGGCGCCACCGGCAATCATTGCCGCCTGGAAGCGCGGCGACATCGATGCCACCTACGTCTGGGACCCGGCCCTGGGTGTGGCCAAGGAAAACGGCAAGGTGCTGATCACCTCCGGCGAGCTGGCCGAGAAAGGCGCACCGACCTTCGACGCATGGATCGTGCGCAAGGACTTCGCCGCCAAGCACCCCGACGTGGTCAAGGCCTTCGCCAAGGTCACCCTCGACGCCTACGCCGACTACCGCAAGAACCCGCAAGCCTGGCTGGCAAATCCCGACAACGTGAGCAAGCTGGCCAAACTGTCTGGCGCCAAGCCTGCCGACATCCCGGTGCTGCTGCAGGGCAACGTCTACCCGCTGGCCGCCGACCAGGCCAACGCACTGGGCGCACCGACCACCCAGGCGCTGACCGACACGGCCACCTTCCTCAAGCAGCAAGGCAAGGTCGACGCGGTGCTGCCGGACTACTCCCCGTACGTCAGCGCCCAGTACCTCCCCAACTAA
- the tauC gene encoding taurine ABC transporter permease TauC yields the protein MSSLDLPVTGKRNTQPRPATKLRRPLPTRWISTLTLASLLLAWWLVTAAGWIEPLFLPSPADILAKAGTLLTQGYMDASLWQHLGASLGRIGVALLAATLTAIPVGIAIGYNRVARGILDPLIEFYRPIPPLAYLPLIVIWCGIGELSKVLLIYLAIFAPIAIATATGVRTVDPAKLRAAQSLGATKAQLIRHVILPSALPDILTGIRIGLGVGWSTLVAAELIAATSGLGFMVQSAAQFLVTDVVVLGILLIALIAFALEMSLRALQRKLVPWHGQSH from the coding sequence ATGAGCAGCCTGGACCTGCCGGTCACCGGCAAGCGCAACACCCAACCCCGGCCAGCCACCAAGCTGCGCCGCCCCCTGCCCACCCGCTGGATCAGCACCCTGACCCTGGCCAGCCTGCTGTTGGCCTGGTGGCTGGTGACCGCGGCCGGCTGGATCGAGCCGCTATTCCTGCCCTCGCCCGCCGACATCCTGGCCAAGGCCGGGACCCTGCTGACCCAAGGCTATATGGATGCCAGCCTGTGGCAGCATCTGGGTGCCAGCCTGGGGCGCATCGGCGTGGCCCTGCTTGCCGCCACCCTCACCGCCATCCCGGTGGGTATCGCCATCGGCTACAACCGCGTGGCCCGAGGCATTCTCGACCCGCTGATCGAGTTCTACCGGCCGATCCCGCCGCTGGCCTACCTGCCGCTGATCGTCATCTGGTGCGGCATCGGCGAGCTGTCCAAGGTGCTGCTGATCTACCTGGCAATCTTCGCCCCCATTGCCATTGCCACTGCCACCGGCGTGCGCACGGTCGACCCGGCCAAGCTGCGTGCCGCGCAGTCGCTGGGCGCGACCAAGGCCCAGCTGATCCGCCACGTGATCCTGCCCAGCGCCCTGCCCGACATCCTCACCGGCATCCGCATTGGCCTGGGGGTTGGCTGGTCGACCCTGGTGGCTGCCGAGCTGATCGCCGCCACCAGCGGCCTGGGCTTCATGGTGCAGTCGGCGGCGCAGTTCCTGGTCACCGATGTGGTGGTGCTGGGGATTTTGCTGATCGCCCTGATCGCCTTCGCACTGGAAATGAGCCTGCGTGCCCTGCAACGCAAACTGGTGCCTTGGCACGGGCAGAGCCACTGA
- the ssuE gene encoding NADPH-dependent FMN reductase — protein MLVVSIGGSPSTRSRSGVLLERSRQWLQDRGVEVVTFQVRDFPAEDLLHARFDSPKVQHFQQLVAQADGLIVATPVYKASFAGALKTLLDLLPERALAHKIVLPIATGGSIAHMLAVDYALKPVLSALKAQETLQGIFADDSQVAYAEGSRPAQLVAALEERLQDALETFHVALARRPRPVAPGVLNERLISARWSI, from the coding sequence ATGCTGGTCGTCTCAATCGGTGGTAGCCCAAGTACCCGTTCACGCTCCGGCGTGCTGCTGGAGCGTTCTCGCCAGTGGCTGCAGGACCGTGGCGTCGAGGTAGTGACGTTCCAGGTACGTGACTTTCCCGCCGAAGACCTGCTGCACGCTCGTTTCGACAGCCCGAAGGTGCAGCACTTCCAGCAGCTGGTCGCCCAGGCCGATGGCCTGATCGTCGCCACGCCGGTGTACAAGGCCTCGTTCGCCGGTGCCCTGAAAACCTTGCTCGACCTGCTGCCCGAACGCGCCCTGGCACACAAGATCGTGTTGCCGATCGCCACCGGCGGCAGCATCGCCCACATGCTGGCGGTGGATTACGCGCTGAAACCCGTGCTGTCGGCACTCAAGGCGCAAGAGACCCTGCAAGGGATCTTCGCCGACGACAGCCAGGTCGCCTACGCAGAAGGCTCCAGGCCCGCGCAGCTGGTAGCGGCGCTGGAAGAACGCCTGCAGGACGCGCTGGAAACCTTCCACGTTGCACTGGCCCGTCGGCCGCGCCCCGTGGCCCCCGGCGTATTGAACGAACGCCTGATCAGCGCTCGCTGGAGCATCTGA
- the tauB gene encoding taurine ABC transporter ATP-binding subunit, which translates to MALLELERISAQYPGAETPVLADINLSLGPRQLLVALGPSGSGKTSLLNLIAGFVAPSGGRITLDGVPVQGPGAERGVVFQDDALLPWQNVLGNVAFGLELAGVPRAEREAKAREMLALVDLDGFGERRIWQLSGGQKQRVGLARALAADPRVLLMDEPFGALDAFTREQMQELLLQVWQRTAKPVFLITHDIEEAVFLASELVLLAPNPGRVVERLQLDFGQRYAAGESARAIKSDPAFIETREHVLARVFSQRQSLQERA; encoded by the coding sequence ATGGCCTTGCTCGAACTGGAGCGCATCAGCGCACAGTACCCCGGTGCCGAAACCCCGGTACTGGCCGACATCAACCTGAGCCTGGGGCCACGCCAGCTGCTGGTGGCCCTGGGCCCTTCCGGCAGTGGCAAGACCTCGCTGCTCAACCTCATCGCAGGCTTCGTCGCCCCCAGCGGCGGGCGCATCACCCTGGACGGCGTGCCCGTCCAGGGCCCCGGCGCCGAGCGCGGCGTAGTGTTCCAGGACGATGCGCTGCTGCCTTGGCAGAACGTGCTGGGCAACGTCGCATTCGGCCTGGAACTGGCCGGCGTGCCACGCGCCGAGCGTGAGGCCAAGGCACGCGAAATGCTGGCCCTGGTCGACCTCGACGGCTTTGGCGAACGGCGTATCTGGCAATTGTCCGGTGGCCAGAAGCAGCGTGTTGGCCTGGCCCGGGCGTTGGCAGCCGATCCACGGGTGTTGCTGATGGACGAACCGTTCGGCGCACTTGATGCCTTCACCCGCGAGCAGATGCAGGAGTTGTTGCTGCAGGTATGGCAACGCACCGCCAAGCCGGTGTTCCTGATTACCCACGACATCGAAGAAGCCGTGTTCCTCGCCAGTGAACTGGTACTGCTGGCGCCCAACCCGGGGCGCGTGGTGGAGCGCCTGCAACTGGACTTCGGCCAGCGCTACGCAGCGGGTGAATCGGCGCGGGCTATCAAGTCCGACCCGGCTTTTATCGAAACCCGCGAGCACGTACTTGCGCGGGTGTTCTCTCAACGCCAAAGCCTGCAGGAGCGCGCATGA